The following are encoded together in the Pedobacter steynii genome:
- a CDS encoding OmpA family protein: MNRTAFKSPNLLMNRIVVISIMALFLGNYGVAQEQLSRKQQADVLFNRFEYYNAARLYLPLAEKKKPDVKLLEKLAECYRMMNDYEVAEKWYGKAVADAKAKPMSHYYYAEALQRNKKFDLAKEQYRVYGNRTGKSGEMNIKISSCDSAALWIGQPKDVKIRNIEALNTKFADWGLNYYGNDGFVFTSERSTDEKEKNSEIYKWTGNPWLKLYLANAENQPGQELSVVNQQNMPSKVDYHVGPLELNAAGDVAFVTIATRASASQLPLDKTDGKIKERLYTRRLELMTAVKKDGKWGDLKAFPYNNVKEYSLGHAALSKNGQVLYFASDMPGGLGKTDIWYTELQSDGSWAKPVNCGAELNTAEEEAFPTIGSEGELYYSSKGKIGMGGYDIYSSRGEKTQWGKSRNLKYPLNSTSDDFYLVSKDGKTGYFSSNREGGAGDDDIYGFSDQTPAAIILALDGTVYEQKTKTTLDSVLVTLTDGNGVAVNRKVTGQNGNFFFGLSRDQDYKIEISKFGYTSVFKTLSTKGMAKSDTLNMQAFLDKDKFEPGKTYVLRNIYYDFDKANIRVDAARELDKLLAILKENPAIWIELSSHTDSRGADQYNQWLSQRRANSAVQYLIDRGVERERIKAKGYGETMLLNKCANGVKCSHAAHQLNRRTEFKVIKK, encoded by the coding sequence ATGAACAGAACAGCATTCAAAAGTCCAAATTTACTGATGAACAGAATTGTGGTCATCAGTATAATGGCATTATTCCTTGGCAATTATGGAGTGGCCCAGGAGCAGTTGAGCAGGAAGCAACAGGCCGATGTGCTCTTTAATCGCTTTGAATATTATAATGCCGCACGTTTATATCTTCCGCTTGCGGAGAAGAAGAAGCCGGATGTTAAACTATTGGAAAAGCTGGCAGAATGTTACCGCATGATGAATGATTACGAGGTGGCCGAAAAGTGGTACGGCAAAGCTGTAGCGGATGCGAAAGCCAAACCAATGAGTCACTATTATTATGCTGAAGCTTTGCAGCGAAACAAAAAGTTTGATCTGGCAAAAGAACAGTACCGTGTTTACGGAAATCGTACAGGCAAATCCGGAGAAATGAACATTAAAATCTCTTCCTGTGATAGTGCCGCTTTATGGATAGGACAACCCAAAGATGTGAAGATTAGAAATATAGAAGCCTTAAATACAAAATTCGCAGACTGGGGCCTGAATTATTATGGGAACGATGGTTTTGTCTTTACTTCTGAGCGGAGCACTGATGAGAAAGAGAAGAATAGCGAAATCTATAAATGGACGGGAAACCCATGGCTAAAGCTTTATCTTGCCAATGCTGAAAATCAGCCAGGGCAGGAGCTTTCTGTGGTGAATCAACAGAACATGCCTTCAAAAGTAGATTACCACGTAGGTCCATTGGAGCTGAATGCTGCAGGTGATGTCGCTTTTGTTACGATTGCAACCCGGGCTTCGGCATCACAATTACCGCTGGATAAAACTGATGGTAAGATTAAAGAACGTTTGTATACCCGTCGGTTGGAATTGATGACTGCAGTGAAAAAGGACGGAAAATGGGGAGATCTGAAAGCTTTTCCCTATAACAATGTAAAGGAATATTCCTTAGGACATGCAGCCCTTTCTAAAAATGGCCAGGTTTTGTATTTCGCTTCAGATATGCCTGGTGGATTGGGTAAAACGGATATTTGGTATACTGAACTTCAATCCGATGGAAGCTGGGCTAAACCGGTGAATTGTGGAGCAGAGCTTAATACGGCAGAAGAGGAAGCCTTTCCTACAATCGGTTCTGAAGGGGAATTGTATTATTCCTCAAAAGGCAAAATCGGGATGGGAGGATATGACATTTATAGCAGCAGGGGAGAGAAAACGCAATGGGGTAAATCGCGGAACCTGAAATATCCGCTGAATTCTACAAGCGATGATTTCTATCTTGTCAGTAAGGATGGAAAAACGGGTTATTTCTCTTCTAACAGAGAGGGTGGGGCAGGTGATGATGACATTTACGGCTTCAGCGATCAGACGCCTGCAGCGATCATTCTGGCCCTGGATGGAACAGTATATGAACAGAAGACTAAAACTACCTTAGACTCGGTACTGGTGACCTTAACAGACGGGAATGGAGTTGCTGTTAACCGAAAGGTCACCGGACAGAATGGAAATTTCTTTTTCGGCTTAAGCAGAGATCAGGATTATAAAATTGAAATCAGTAAGTTCGGGTATACTTCTGTTTTTAAGACTTTAAGTACAAAGGGAATGGCGAAATCCGATACCTTAAATATGCAGGCTTTTCTGGATAAGGATAAGTTTGAGCCTGGAAAAACGTACGTGCTAAGAAATATTTACTATGATTTTGATAAGGCAAATATCAGAGTTGATGCAGCCAGAGAGTTGGATAAGCTGCTGGCAATCTTAAAAGAGAACCCGGCCATCTGGATTGAATTATCTTCACATACCGATAGCAGAGGAGCAGATCAGTATAATCAGTGGTTATCCCAGAGAAGGGCTAATTCTGCAGTACAATATCTGATCGATAGAGGAGTTGAACGTGAACGCATCAAAGCTAAGGGCTATGGAGAGACCATGTTATTGAACAAATGTGCAAATGGAGTGAAATGTAGTCATGCTGCACATCAGCTTAACAGAAGAACAGAATTTAAAGTGATTAAAAAATAG
- a CDS encoding ROK family protein: protein MNSTSSKLPYIGVDIGGSHITAAHVDATTYKVIDSTMKRERVASMDSAEVILESWLSVLSSLIIRANGENSKIGIAMPGPFDYEHGISLMKGMQKYDALYNINVKEVLARRLEIPEKDIVFINDAEAFLRGELASGAAADKDRAIGVTLGTGLGSTSNASGITVDMNWAFRPFKESIAEEYISTRWFLKRYKEITGEEVKNVEELLAKADQSVKDQVFEEFSDNLSIFLNDLIAQEQPEVVVIGGNIAKTWEHFIIALKDKITDKSIAIRQSEMWEDAALVGAASAWA, encoded by the coding sequence ATGAATTCAACATCTTCCAAACTTCCCTATATAGGAGTAGATATAGGTGGCTCCCACATCACCGCTGCTCATGTAGATGCGACCACATATAAAGTAATAGACAGTACGATGAAGCGCGAACGCGTCGCATCAATGGACTCTGCAGAAGTAATTCTGGAATCCTGGTTAAGTGTACTTTCCTCCCTCATTATCAGGGCTAACGGAGAAAATTCCAAAATAGGGATCGCCATGCCGGGACCGTTTGATTATGAACATGGGATATCCCTGATGAAGGGGATGCAAAAGTACGATGCATTATACAACATCAATGTTAAGGAAGTACTGGCCAGGCGATTGGAAATACCTGAAAAAGACATTGTATTCATCAATGATGCCGAAGCTTTTTTACGTGGTGAGCTTGCTTCCGGTGCAGCTGCAGATAAGGATAGGGCGATAGGGGTAACGCTGGGCACCGGTCTTGGGTCTACAAGTAATGCAAGTGGGATTACGGTAGATATGAATTGGGCATTTCGTCCTTTTAAAGAAAGCATTGCTGAGGAATACATTTCTACCAGATGGTTTTTGAAAAGATATAAGGAAATTACCGGGGAAGAGGTTAAAAATGTGGAAGAGCTGTTGGCAAAGGCTGATCAATCTGTTAAAGATCAGGTTTTTGAGGAATTTTCAGACAATCTCAGTATCTTTCTGAATGATTTAATTGCTCAGGAGCAACCGGAAGTGGTGGTGATTGGTGGTAATATTGCCAAAACGTGGGAACACTTTATAATTGCGCTGAAGGATAAGATCACAGATAAATCTATAGCCATCAGACAAAGCGAAATGTGGGAAGATGCAGCTCTTGTAGGTGCAGCGAGCGCATGGGCTTAA